The sequence CTTTTCTCTAATTTCTCCTTGCCATCCAGATCATTTAAAACTCTTGCCATCCCTTGCTCTCCTCCCTGATCACCCAATTCTTGTTTACCTACATTAGCTCTCTAACTCCTAACATCAAACTAGTTTTAATTCCTTGaactcatttatattaatgagggcagcacggtagcacagtggttagcactgctgcctcagagcaccagggacccagattcaattctggccttgggtgactgtgtggcatttgcacagtctccctgtgtctgcgtgggtttcctccaggcgctctggttccctcctacagtctaagggggtgtgggttaagtggattggccatactaaattgccccttagtttcagggattagcagggtaaatacatggggttacagggatagggagggatggCCTCCTACATTGTACgattctctgatatttctctccgtAACATCAGACCACTGCACCTTTGCAGCTTCCTACAGCTCTATTTCCCCTTCAATGCATCTCTCTGTCTCACCAATAGTGTCAGAGCTTTTTGACTGTCTTGGTACAATTTTCTGTCACTCTCCTATTTTTTGTGTCTTTACCTCCTTTCACCTTTAAAATCCCTCTCAATTGCATCGCTTCAAAATAAATCACCTCTCCCACTCGTTCCCACAGAGCTCTCCATTTGTTTATTTCTTTGTCAATGAAGTACCTTGGAATTTTTCTCTACATTTAAAAAGTGGTGTGTAAATGCGCCTTATTGTTTCCTGGCCCTTCTGTTTCTGTCATCCTTGTACTCTTGGCTACTGACTTTTTTCTGTTCTTCAAAACGTTGCGGCTTAAGCTCCAATGAGTTCCACTTCAAAGCAGCTTAGTCAGAAAagcaagccagaattgaatggaacTCTTTCTGGTTTATATGTAATCCACAGTCTTTATTTCACAGAATGTGATTTAAACCAACACAGATGCTTTTAAAATACTTTACTggttgagattttttaaaaaacgaaaCAAGCTAAAATAGAGCAATTTTGTTTTTGAAGTTCCACAAGTGGAATGACTCAACCCTGGGTTGCCCAAATAATTTCTGGGATTTTAACTTCCAACGACTCTTCTCATTGGCATTTGTTGTTTAAACATACTGATTTTGTATCGTAAAATGTTTTGAGATTCTGCTTGGTATGGATATTTTCAGTTTGGAGATCAGAGCTTGGTGATACCctccaatttattttaaaatcattaCTGTTTTTGTCTATGTGGaataaaataattgaattacCAACATTGCTGCGCATTTACTGAACCCTCAAGTTCACAACTAAGTCCGAGTTTGAATTAATGGCTGTCTTAATATTAGAATATACATGTTATCAACTGTTAAAAGAAGCTGCATGTAGGGAAAGTTAGCATGTGAGAAATGCTAAGAACGTGACTCATTTAACTTTTCTTTCTGTTCTAGACCTTTACGGGCCACTTTGTCTACTATATCAAATCTGCATTGTGTGAAGATGATATTTGGAATATCCTATATCATATAGGGTACCAGCATGAGAAAGAAGCATTTGAACTGAAAAACAAAGTTAACGCTAACCGTGTGAAATTGATGTCTTTTGAGCTCTTCTTGGCTGGAATTGAATGTGAGAATTTACTTGAAATCTGTTCACAAATAAAAGGTAAGGGCTATTCAGAGCTTAATGTAATTGAAGAACGAAAGAACAGCACGGAAGACGTGAGAGGTTGCATTGATGTAATGAAAAGACAACGAAGACTGGAAGACTTGCATGCATCAGTAACACGAATGGACTTTCGAAGATCGGACAGTGAACGGTTAACAAACAATTACATGAAACATTTCATATATAAGCCTTCATCTCATGTAGATAATGATGAAAATCAAGTGGCAAAGCAGTTAAATAAAGTTAGTCTGACGCCTGTACATCACAAAAAGGAGACTGCTTATGGCGCTTCTTTTGAGGACATGACTGATGAGATTTATCGTCCTACACCTTCTCTTCTTACTATGTCAAGTTCCCCTCGTTTAGGATCAGATGAATACTTGCACTCTCCCAATGATAACTGGAGAGCGGAAAATAATTTTAACATGTCCTTCCAGGCACTTGATGATGATTTGGATCTTTACACAGCTGAAGATCCTAAAAGCACTTTAACACCAAGATGGACAGACTCAACTAGTCATAGTACAAGATTGATAAAAAATAATGACCTAAGAGGTGTGTACCATGAAACTTCGCATCTTACCAAAGAAAGTGTATCTAACACAATTGCGTTGAAGTGCCAAATGTGTGGAATGTCCAGTGGGACTATAACTTGCCAAAAGTGTGACAAGGCCCTTTGTAACCAGTGCCATCGAGACACCGGAGAGTGTTCGCTTGTCTCTAGTAGACATGAATATCCAAGGGTAGTGGGTATCCTATCACGCTCATCATCTGTTCAGAATGATCTTTCCGTGAGTTCTGCTCCAAAAGAAAAATGTGCATTTTCGATCACATCCCAGTATCAGGAGCGCTTACCCAGTTTTAAGAGCACCAGCACATTGCGCTGTGGATTTTGTGACAAACCTGGGGCAAAGTTCACTTGTATGAACTGTTCTAAGGTCTCCTGTGATGATTGTAGGGCTGTTTATCATCAAGATTTATGCAACAAGAATAAAATGCACAGTTTTTACCCAAACAGCCAGCTCAATTATAAATCTGGCAAAATGTATTCTCTGTACAGATGAATTATTCAATCTGGAATAACAATGCATGATCAGCCCTGGAAAAATCTATGCTGAGAATATTTTGAAAATGGTTAGATTGTAGAATGAATATTGTTGAAATATAAatgcacactgtgatctcttgTACTACAATATGTACCTTAAGATATTTAATTTGCTGCTATATTTTTCAAGGGCTGATGTATGTACATTAAAGCTGCTTTGATTTAAAAATTCATAGCAATGTTGCAGAAAGTGACTAATGGTTTAGAACCTGGAGCAGACAATTATTTTGTTATTGGAAATGATTGGGAGACAACAGCCTGCAATACTTAATGTAAAACTGTCAGATGTTTATATCATGAGCCTTGTTATTGATGTGCAATTTTTCTTGCCATTTTCTAATGTGATAGTGTTTCATAATTAATTTTTACTTACAATAGGTGGGCAAGTATGTGTTTTCTGATGGGAACCTTGATCCTATTCTGGCATCCCTTGGCTTATCCATGCATTTTATTtttggagactgttaaataatttTATGATTGCTTGTATGAATAAAACTGTGTTCCTGGCAATGCCAAAttctgatttgttttttttttaagccaATAAGTTTTATATTGTGTCTGAACCCCCCGGTTAACATCTTCATTCTGAGTTATTCAGGGTTTACCAAACTGAATACACTTGTTCTTTAATTTTTGACTCTCCTGAACTGAGGTCTGAGTCCCTCCTTTGTCCATAGGCTATAATGTATTTTATGGTGCACACCTTAAAATTGATGTAATCAACTTTTTACTGGCACTATCTACAAACAAATATTTTAACTATAACTTTTGCAACCTCTCCTAGATTATCCATGTCAATTTATGAACAACTTATCTCTATCGTTTATCTGCTTCCTAACATTAAGGTAAATATGAAATGCAGTTCTAAAACATTCCCTACCCTCTCGTCCCTTTTTTTTGCCgtacagcatggtcggtgcaggcttggagggccgaagggcctgttcctgtgctgtaattttctttgttctttactaaATCATGCTGATTGCACATATGCTGTTCCTTCACTCAAGTGACCATAGTTGTGAGTTTTGATACTCTTCAGTTTGGCTGGTTTAGATCCTTTCTTCCATTGTGAACTTCCAGTTGCGATCAATGCATTACAGTTAGGGTGGCTATTAGTTTTATTTCCTCTCCTCACCCAGCTGAAGTTGCTGAGACCACAGCACTCCTGTTGTTCACTGGAGATCAACCAACTCTTTGCAGACCAGAGATCAAACACTGAAGCCTTCTGTTATGTATGGCATAATGTGGTAGTgaagaggtgaaaggttatcagggcagGTGTATTTGTAGGGTAGAGGTTGGTCAAATCAACCAATATACACTTGAATACAgcacaggttcgaggggctgagtgacctcctactaattcatatgttcgtataCAATTATTAGACAATCAGGAAGCAAATAGGAGTACCTTAAATTTTGAGATTGgaagtttattatttattgtaACTGTATGCAGCAGTACCTTTTCTGCAGGAATTTATTATTTTATACCTGGGATATGAGTGATCCATGCACCAACATTTATTTTGTGCAGTTATGGTGACTGATGCGCACAGTTGTGTGTTTCCAGTAACCTGGAAAGCAGTtattgggaacaggagtaggctaatCAGCCACCTGCGCCTGTAACAAAATtcatagatcatggttgatctgtatcttCACTTAATTTATCAGCCTTGGTTCCAAATCCTTTAATACCCTTAACAAATATCCATCACTTGGTTTTGAAATTTTCCACTTGCCTATCCTCCGCAGTTTTCTGTGGgagcaaattccacaatctgttaTGTGAAGAAGCTGATTCTGACATCAATCTTGAAGTTACAGCTATACCCCCTTGTTCTGAACTGTCTCAGCACAGAAAATAGTTTATCTCCATGTATCCTACCCTACATATTTCATAATCTTAAAATGCCTCGATTAAATCTACATTCAAGGCAATACAAGCCATCCCATGCTCATAATTTAACTCTTTTTAGCCTCAGTAATTCTGGTGATTGTGCTGCACTATGTCCTTCCTGAGATATGATGCCCAAAACTGAAAATATTACTCCATATTTGGTCTAACAAGAACTCTATTCAACCATGGCATACGATACGATGGAAGTCAACCGTAGCATACAATACAATGGAAGTTATCATGAGAGCTAATATTCCAATAGCCTTTAATACTTTTCATATCTTTCATCCTGATTTTAGTTAATTCTGAGCATAGATGCCTAAATCTCAAATAGATTATATTATTTAAATTTTGCTTCCAGGATTGACCTCCACTCTGCATTAGTGAGCAGAATGCCAACCTGTATGCCTGCACCTATTTAAAGGGCCAATGCACAAAGGAAATTTTGACCGGAAGGAAAGAGATGTGGGATGGCTACAAAAAGGGGAAGATTGCCCTTGTTTTACAGATATTTCCCTTGATTTTCTGTTTTGTGCTGTCAGGGACAAAAGAGTTGCGCTATTTTGTCAGTAGTGGAAGAAAGAAACCTTCCACTGGGTGGGTGGAGCTGCCAGGAAAAAAGTCAATTGCAAGATTGTGACCATGAGTTTGTGGATTCAGTGCTGCAGATTGATTCAATAACCTGACCGGTCAGGAAAGGTTAGAAGGTCTCTATTGCCACTAAAATCTTAATATGCTCTCGTCACTCACTCTAGTCTATTCCTCATCCCCATATTGCTTTCATGAGCATAAATGAGTTTGATGCAGCTTGTCTCATCCTCACTCCCTTCATACTCTGAGCTCCTCCCTCTCAGCAACTATACTACTGACctcattcactccccccaccccattctcaTCAGAAGTACTGAAGTGACATTGAGGCCATGTCCCACAAAGACATTTCACCCCACAGATAATAATGCGAATACTCACATGTGCACCTGCCTGATTTTTCCCTTCGCCATATGCGCTGCATTTGATAGATGTGCATGTTTCTCGACAGTCACTCAGATCTGTTTGCAGAAGAGTGTGCAAAATGCCAATAAGAGAGCTAGGACTGGTGAAGTGTCATTGGAGATTATAACAGTTTCCCCAGCAGAGGAGGTGGTACTGGAGATTAGCAGCATCTTGAGCACCCTGAACATTGGAAATGATGAGGCTGGTAGTTTAACAGAACTGAGTGAAAGCATTAATCTTCCAGACCAGCAATTCCCACAAAGCAACTTCACCCTCAGTGGACTGCAGAGCATCAGCAACTTACTTCAAGTGAGTCATGTGCATGTCTATCAACATTGATAAAGCACTTAAGTTAAATCACATCCTTTGCTTCTTTCCTCCAGgttatataaggaggaagagggtagctaagggtaggtccactcaataGTAGAGGgattttgtgtgtggagccagatgaggtaggTGAGATCCTCAACAAGTATTTGGCATCagcattcacaaaggagaaggatgtgatgGGTAGTGAGTGCagaaagaaggatgttgacattctaggaagtgttgagataaaaagtgaagaggtattggaggtttcgaaaaacattaaggtggataagtccACCCAAGGGACAGGtcgggtctatcccagaatacagaGAGGTGAggaaagaaattgctgaggccttggccaaaatctttatatTCTCTTTAGCCACAgctgaggtaccagaggattggagagtaaccagtggtggggaaattattggaaaagattcttagagacTTATGTATTTACATCTAGAAGAGAATAGGCTTCTTcacaataggcagcatggttttgtgaaagagaggtcatgtctcacaaacttgattgagttctttgaggaagtgacaagaaaaattgaccagggcagggcagtggatgttgtatacatggactttagtaaagccttcgataaggttcctcatggcaggctgatacagaagcggaagtcatatgggatctaagatggatacaaaacttgcttgggcatagaaagcagagaatagCAGTAGAAGGATACTTTTCTAACTGTaacaagcagtgttccacaaggatcagtgatggggcctctgttatatataaatgatttggagggagaTGTAGGTAGTCTGATTGGTAAATTAGCAGATGATGCAAAAATTAGGGGAGGAGCAGATaggaggatatagcaggatataaatcagctggagacctgggccaaaagatggcagatggaatttaatctggagaaatgtgaggtgatgcgatttggaaggtctcctgcagaaggaaagtatacagtcaatggtagagcccttagaaatattagtataCAGAGCAATGGTTCCCAAAccttttcactgggccgcactttcggaataaaaatttgctcgcgccacaccaaattttttattgataagaaatacattcaaaaacaaaaaaaagcaattcctagcagtgcttgattcataacatagaacacaactactttataatatgatcatgggacatccagaaagtataaaacaatgcttgtttaaaccatgtttaaatgtttctttgattgtccttgaatcttcccgccacacttgccatcctctctcgccacaccagtgtggcgcgctgcaccctttgggaaccactgatacagagggatctaggcatggaGATCCAtaattccctgaaagtggcaactcagggggacaagatggtcaagaaggcatatggtatgctggccttcatcggtcgaggcgttgagtataggaattggaaaatcatgttgcagctgtataagactttgatttggctgcatttggagtattgtgtacaattctggtcaccacactaccggaaggatgttgatgcattggaaagggtgctgaagagatttaccaggatgttgcctggttggaggatatggactatgaagaagggTTGTTGAAAAAACTTTGTTTTCATTagagcatcggaggatgaggggggacctgatagagatttacaagattatgacaggcttggatagagtggatagtcagaatcatTTTCCCAGGGCCGAAgcgtcaattactcgggggcattggttgagagtgagaaggagagagtttaaaagagatgttagGGGGCAAGATTTTCTCACACAGttcggtgaatgcctggaacgctctgccggagggggtggtggaagcagattctataacaacgttcaagaggcatctggatcgatacatgaatagacagggaatagagggatatggaccacgtagaggcaagaaaatattagatcagAGAGGCATGTGTCACCACAGacttcgtgggccgaagggcctgttcctgtgctgtactgttctttgttatcacAAGACCATTGGCTCCTGCCTGGAGAAGATGAAGACTGCTCAGGGAACTTTTCTATCTGCTGTGGGTGTAAAGTTATGCAAAACACACTACTCTTAGGTAGTCCTctgggattgaggatgacttaCTCCCTCTCCAGTTTAATGGGTTCTGAAATGGCTGACAAATAAAATgcatgatctgcagactctgccacacgtGGAGCTTGAGGTTGGCTCGGtgagttgtttggaggtttgtgcattTAATTCATCTCAACTTCACCTATGCATGTTTCTGACAAAGTGTTTTGATGTGTTCCCAAATGAGCCTCCTCCATTTTGGTTGGTCACAAGCCAGGGACTCTGATGAGTTGGCAGGTTGATCTCTTTAagaatgtcctcaaagcatccctgaattGTTTCCATTGAGCTCTTGGGTGTCTCCTACTGTGACTGAGCTCTTAGTAGAGCAGTTGCTTCGGGAATCTGGTGTCAGGTATACAAAAGATGATATTCTGTCCCACAGAGCTGGTTTTGAGTAATTATTGCCTCGATGTTAGACaagttggcttgggagaggataGTGCTGTTTGACCACCTGTCTTATCTCCCGATCTTGCAAATGTTCCGTTCCAGTGCTTTGTAGTGCCTGTTGTAGTTTGTCGTAAGTCTCCAAAGCATATAGAAGTGTATAGATCATCACTGCCCTGTAAACCATGACCTTAGTCTTGGGTTTGAGATGCTGGTGTTCAGTTGGCTGAAGGTGAACTAAGATGAATTTCATCGTTCATATCTGCTTTCCCAAGGTGGAGGCTC comes from Mustelus asterias chromosome 20, sMusAst1.hap1.1, whole genome shotgun sequence and encodes:
- the spata2 gene encoding spermatogenesis-associated protein 2; translation: MDTNKIRDTLFRKYVQICELKLSEKDHLVDDASLKKTATSLLDLYRQESSERFKMFRFYDMVENALRMLRTSSLSALLTAFGILETFCTNLFLYPWKKEFKTIKTFTGHFVYYIKSALCEDDIWNILYHIGYQHEKEAFELKNKVNANRVKLMSFELFLAGIECENLLEICSQIKGKGYSELNVIEERKNSTEDVRGCIDVMKRQRRLEDLHASVTRMDFRRSDSERLTNNYMKHFIYKPSSHVDNDENQVAKQLNKVSLTPVHHKKETAYGASFEDMTDEIYRPTPSLLTMSSSPRLGSDEYLHSPNDNWRAENNFNMSFQALDDDLDLYTAEDPKSTLTPRWTDSTSHSTRLIKNNDLRGVYHETSHLTKESVSNTIALKCQMCGMSSGTITCQKCDKALCNQCHRDTGECSLVSSRHEYPRVVGILSRSSSVQNDLSVSSAPKEKCAFSITSQYQERLPSFKSTSTLRCGFCDKPGAKFTCMNCSKVSCDDCRAVYHQDLCNKNKMHSFYPNSQLNYKSGKMYSLYR